GGTCGGCCGCGGCCCGTACCTCGCCGTCGTGGTCGGCCTGGCTCCGCTGGGGTCGGTCAGCGGTGGCAGGCTTCTTCGCGGCGGTCTTCGCCTTCTTCTCCGTCGGCGCCGCGGTCGCGGTGGACGAGTCGCCGAACAGCTCGTCGAACCCGCCGGACATCACGCCCACCTCGGGTCGATGCGCGGGCCGGTCTCCTTGGGTTCCTGGACCTGCTCCTGCTGCTGCGCCGCCTTGGCGTTCATGCTCAGCCGGAGCATGTAGCGGCCGGTCTCGACCTCGCGCTCCCAGTTGCCCGCGCTGGCGACGCGCGCGGTGAGCAGAAGGTAGTGCGTGACCTTCGCGAGCTCCTTCTCGCCGATAGTGATGTCGCGCGTGCGCACCACGAACTCAACGTCGCCGGAGCCGTCGAGGAACGCGTTCACGCTCGCAAGGGTGGCGTCGGGGATGAAGTTGCCGGCCTCATCGGTGGTTCCGAGGCCCACAGTGCGCACGGCCTCCGCGAAGGCCGCGTGCGCCTTGGAACGGTCGCCGTCCGGTGCTGTCACCGCGGCGAGGGCGCTGCCCTCAACCCAAGGGACCACCGACGAGAACGCCGCGTAGCGAGCGAGGTCCGTAGGCGAAGTCGGCGGGGCCGGCGGAACCTTCGGCGCAGGCATCGGGGGCGCGGCGAGGCCAACGCCGTGGGGGTCGTAGACCGATCGATCAGGCACCTGCGCGGCGGCCTCAGCGTGCGCGCGCTGCACCTGCTCGAGATGGTGCTGCTCGGCCAGGGCGCGTCCGCGGGCGAGCTCGCCGGCGGCCTTCTGCGCCTTCTCCTCGGCGGACTCGCGTCGGGCCGCGATGATGACCCACACGATGAACGCGATCAGTCCGCCGAAGAACAAGAGCGCGCCGTAGCTGTCGAAGAACGAGCTGAAGGCATCGCCGATGCCCCCACCGGAACCGCCGGAACCGCCGGACGAGGGTGCCGACGTCGGCGTGGTCTCGCCCAGGTCGCAGAGCGCGCGGAAGGCCTCTGAATGCTCACGGGGGCAGTCAGGATCGGTCGATGCGGCCGCAACCGGCGTGTTGAGCGTCGCGACCGTGAGGGTCGCGAGGGTGAAACCGCAGGTCAAGAGGCTGACTCGTGCGGGGGACGTGACACTCAGCGTTCGGGGGCTGCGGCTGGGTCGCTTGATCATGCTCACGAGCTTGCAGCGTTCTAAGACCGTCGCGCAATCGGCGAACGTGCTGGTCAGAGCCATTTCTGACGGTCATTGCCGCTCAATGCAACCTGCTGCACATCCCTGCCCGGCCTGAAAAAGTTCTTCGTGCGCGACACGGCCCTGACCTGGGGCTGGAGGATCGCTCGTGATGTGGGAGGCCTCGGTGCCACCATGTGTCGCACCGCGTCGGGATCGATCCGACGCCAGGACGAACGGAGGCGTCATGCGACGCATGGGTTACAAGGAGGCAGCCGAGATCGCGGGCGTCTCCATCCGCAAGATGCGGTACCTCGTGGAGTCGGGTGAGATCCTCGCTCGGCGCTGCGGTAGCCGCGTGCTCATCGCAGAGCGCGATCTGGAGGCGTGGCTCGACAGTCTGCCGCTCGTGGTGGACACCGGGGCCGAGGCCGAGACCGCAACGGACGACGAGACCGAGGGCGTCCCGGGCCGAACTCGCACTCAGGACGCTGCGCAGGTTCGCGCAGCGTGCGCGACGGAGGTCCGTCAGGAGGTCGCAGCCGCGTGAGCACCGAAGGAGTCCGCGCCGCCGCCGGCGCTGCGTTCCGCGCTGCCCACCCCGAGGATCGCCACGGCGCCCTCATCGCCGGGTGCCGCGCCGCCGCACGCGTCGCGGATCCGGATCACGCCGTCGGCTTCACCATCGGTGAGCTTGCCGACGAGGAGACGACGCGCGCCAGGGAGATCGATTCCTGGTTGGACCTGCACTGGGCGCGGATCGCGCCCTAGATACGCGAAAGGGCCGGTGTCGGCCGGCCCGCTTCGCTTCGAGTAGTCCCCACCCCGCTAAGAACGGAAGGACATGCACAGCATGGCACAGCTCAATGACCGCGTCGAGCCCGACGCGTACGACACGCCGACCACCGCCGAGGTCGTCGCCCGCTCCCTCCCGGAGCTCCAGGCACTGCTCACCCGGCCCCGCGCCGCGGGCGAACCGCTGCACGTGCGGCTGGAAGGCCCGGCCGCGGAGCAGGTCTTCGGAGTGGGGGTGGCCGTCACGGTCACCACCGCTGTCACCGAGGCGGTGGCGGCATGAGCACCGCGTTCAGTCCGGAGGAACTGGCGCGCGTCGCGGCGAACCGCGCAGCGCTCGCCGACGCGCACGCCGCTCGTGAGGCCAGCATCGACACGTGGCTCGAGCGTCTGTCCGACGCTGGCGCCGTGCTCATGCCGCTCATCGTCGCCGGCAAGCGCCCCGTCGAGAGGCGGTGGCAGGAGACTTCGACGATCGATTGGGACGAGATCGACGCCCACCTGCGGCGCGGCGGTAACATCGGCGCGCACCTCGGCGCGAGCCGATGGGTCGGATGGGACGGCGACAACGGCGCCGCGACCGCCGCGATGCTCGCGGCCGGCTACGACTTGTTCACTATCTCGGCGGGGTCTCGCAACCCCGCATACCACCACGCGGAGGGTGCGCACGTTCTCTGGCGCCTGCCCTCCTGGGTTCCGCAGGTGCGCCTCACCGGCCCGACCAAGGCGGTGATGCTCGACAACGGCGCGAGCATCGACGTGCTCGCCGGCCACCATCAGGTGGTGCTCCCGCCGTCGGTGGTGGTGATCGCCGAGCCCACGCACTACGTCGGTGGGTACGTCACCGCGTCGGAGGCCGGGTACTGCGGTCCCGACCGCGACGGTTGGCTCAAGGTCGCGGCTGACGCGGACGGGTGGCTCCCGGAGTTGCCCCTGTGGGCGCTCTCCGAGGAGCTGCTTGCGTACGCCCCGGAGGGAACCGACATCGGTGCACCCCCCGCGGGGTGGGAGCCGATGGCCGGCACCGTCACCGTCTGGCGGGAGGCCGAGGCCGGGGTCCGTGAGCCGGGCGAGGGCGACGACGAGCTGACCACCGCGGTGGACCAGCTCGACCTGCTGAGCATGCTCGAGGCCGCTGGGATCGCCGGTGACCGCGCCGGGTTCGACTCCTGTGGTCCGTGCGAGACCTGGCTGCGGGCCGGGTCGGACGCGGAGAAGAGCATCACCGTGCACGACTGCGACGTCCACGGCGGTAGGGTCCAGGTCTGGACCACCGCCTTCGCGGACCTGCCGCAGGGCGGGTACTCGCGACTCGACGCGTACTGCGGACTCACCGGCCGCGAACGCGGAGCGGTGATGAAGGAGCTGGGCCTGGTTCAGGAGAAGAGGCTCACCGCTGTCGCGGCTGACGACCTGGATGCCGCCGCCGCGGAGTTCGAGGCCGCCGCCGAGGCTGGTGACGCCACGGAGACCAAGCCGATCCCCTCTCCGGACAAGGGACCGAAGGGCGAGCCTGTGGGCCGCGTGATCGAGGTCCAGGTGGGACCCGACGGCCTGTTGCAACGCGCGCAGCGGTACCGCCTTGCGGCCGCGGGCATGCGGGCCAAGCAGCACGCCGCGGGGGCGAAGGATGGCGCTGTGCTCATCGGCGCTGACAGCGTGGTGGGCGCGCCTGCGGCGGGGGCAAACGCTCTCCAGCCCATGCCGGAGCCGGAGCTGACGGCCGAGGAACAGGCTGCCGCCGAGGCTGAGGCTCTCGCGGACAAGCGCGACCCGTACCGGCACCTGCCGGACCCGTGCACCGAGGAG
This DNA window, taken from Mycolicibacterium sp. MU0050, encodes the following:
- a CDS encoding helix-turn-helix domain-containing protein: MRRMGYKEAAEIAGVSIRKMRYLVESGEILARRCGSRVLIAERDLEAWLDSLPLVVDTGAEAETATDDETEGVPGRTRTQDAAQVRAACATEVRQEVAAA
- a CDS encoding bifunctional DNA primase/polymerase, with the protein product MSTAFSPEELARVAANRAALADAHAAREASIDTWLERLSDAGAVLMPLIVAGKRPVERRWQETSTIDWDEIDAHLRRGGNIGAHLGASRWVGWDGDNGAATAAMLAAGYDLFTISAGSRNPAYHHAEGAHVLWRLPSWVPQVRLTGPTKAVMLDNGASIDVLAGHHQVVLPPSVVVIAEPTHYVGGYVTASEAGYCGPDRDGWLKVAADADGWLPELPLWALSEELLAYAPEGTDIGAPPAGWEPMAGTVTVWREAEAGVREPGEGDDELTTAVDQLDLLSMLEAAGIAGDRAGFDSCGPCETWLRAGSDAEKSITVHDCDVHGGRVQVWTTAFADLPQGGYSRLDAYCGLTGRERGAVMKELGLVQEKRLTAVAADDLDAAAAEFEAAAEAGDATETKPIPSPDKGPKGEPVGRVIEVQVGPDGLLQRAQRYRLAAAGMRAKQHAAGAKDGAVLIGADSVVGAPAAGANALQPMPEPELTAEEQAAAEAEALADKRDPYRHLPDPCTEELEELVFGDPRLPQVGQIRTAARAAAMSPWSTLGLSIGRGLLRVRASVLVPDLVGGMPAPLNYQIGTVGASGRGKGAAHGLVIYDAGVLIHTEDSIDKKFMPPSGAALAGLFVARQKDDDGNVEVVPIREAAWCDWSEVDTLTAQSGRGGNDLASELRAAITGAELGTDPKKDGADPLKVEPLSYRILVSFSTQYGKPAMALMAERDGGTLQRTNWFSTTDPRSLNKRPRGPKPRAEIDIMRGLPTSHVVKHPDGDRELLTVDDAIHDEVWEAQANKIRFDRDVDELAGHQNLNRLRTAAWAALIQHRAHIGAFEWEWAGHVMEHSRRVRDRLEASVKGLKKAQAVENGGLDFDRKNAAELAKVAHTEALLTSLAKWGRDVREGRNKFGKSGPTFTLRDIQASAKNAKSERYTRAAELATELCMRQLWVCEGERMRSVEPDLE